A window of Exiguobacterium sp. FSL W8-0210 genomic DNA:
GCAACTATCCGACGATGCACCACGAAGGAACAGAACTCGTCCTTCGTCCATTCGAAGCTCGTCTGTACCGTGTGCGCTAATATGTTTTGAACGGATTCGAAGTACATCGAATCTGTTTGAGACTGAAGATAAGTGCAATTGTTCTCTAACGAGAAGGATTGCGCTTTTTTTTGTTCGTCTCGCATCGTTTTCCTGGGACAAGCATCGCGCCGCTTCGCTTCGCTGCAGGGTCGCTCTTGCTTGTTTTTCCCTAGGAAGCGATGTCGAGTGAACAAAACGCTTTTCTGATTCTCCTTCCGGGTATAAAGAAAATGACACGTTACACGCCACTCCTACAGGAAAAAGCGCAATTTTGCGCTGTCAGAGACAAACAAGACCCGTTTTCCTGCTCGAATGGAGCGGGAAAACTGGCTTGTGTCTCGCCTGAGGAAAGGGCGTGAAAAGGTGCGTCATTTTTTGAGTCAGTCCATTTGTCTACAATCTGGAACGGATTCGATGTACATCGGATCCGTTTTTTTGTTGCATGTAAGCAGAAGGTGCATCAGACGAAAAAATCGTGTACGCTAAACGATGAGGTGATAGAAGTGAAACCAGTAAAGTACCCGGTGTCATTACGACAGGTGACGACGATCGAAGATGGTCCGATGCGTGAATCGGTCGAACTTAAGGCGGACGGCACGTTGTTCGAAACAAAAGACGGTTTTGCCGTGAAGTTCGTTCAGCCGGATGAACAACCGATCGATACGACGATCAAATGGTCAAAAGACCAGATTGCTTTGAATCGTAAAGGTCCTGTTGCGATGCATCATGTCTTCATTTTAGGAGAGACGACCAAAAGCCAGTATGGCAGTCAATTCGGTCAGATGTTGATGGAAACGGGCACGGAGACGATTGAGATGAAACCGCGGCAGATGCAGTTTCGCTATACATTAAAGATGAATGGACAAGCAGTCGGTACGTATACGATTAATTTAACTTGGGAACGGAGTGAGACGAATGGCATTTGAACAAACAGTACGTCAAATGGAGCAGATGTTGGAAGAGGAATGGTTTGAATGGCTCGAGAACGATGAGCCGCGCTACAACGAATGGCGTGATCAACTCGAAGGACTCGCAGAGCAGGTCATCACGGAATACAATCCGAAGGTCGACCCGGAGTCCATCGATACGCTACTCTTAATCAATGAAGAATTACCGGTCTTATACGGCGAAGATACCGTCATGCTGTATACAGCGCTCTTGAAAGCACGTCAGGAAGACGATCA
This region includes:
- a CDS encoding DUF1934 domain-containing protein; this translates as MKPVKYPVSLRQVTTIEDGPMRESVELKADGTLFETKDGFAVKFVQPDEQPIDTTIKWSKDQIALNRKGPVAMHHVFILGETTKSQYGSQFGQMLMETGTETIEMKPRQMQFRYTLKMNGQAVGTYTINLTWERSETNGI